A region from the uncultured Stenotrophomonas sp. genome encodes:
- a CDS encoding Diguanylate cyclase: MTLDFPTIAIIGLLLHIGLAAGFSLILLVMRGHPVPRLWAASLWAGALGTTLLGLQGQMPELLSIVGRNAFAVLGSVLLLCGVALHVGRRAPLRPALVLAGGYMLCIVWFSVVTPDLGIRLALYSLLVLIWKGWEVWLLLRHAPADTRRSCRIAAVVFVCDGLLYLVRALLPVAPGAGGDILRAGLPMNVTYVGSLIVMMGHTFALVLLIVERQMVDLRRLARRDGLTGLLNRTALMDDGRGQLVQCQLRRLPFAVLLLDLDHFKRVNDTHGHQAGDAVLHHMARTLQRNLRGRDSLLGRYGGEEFVLLLPATSLEQAQALAERLRAALEACPLDSDIGPIAVTTSIGIAAGIDATLERLLARADAALYRAKAAGRNRVVCDLDMEPVAVA; this comes from the coding sequence ATGACCCTGGATTTCCCCACCATCGCCATCATCGGCCTGTTGCTGCACATCGGGCTGGCGGCGGGCTTTTCGCTGATCCTGCTGGTTATGCGCGGGCACCCGGTGCCGCGGCTGTGGGCGGCCAGCCTGTGGGCCGGCGCGCTGGGCACCACCCTGCTCGGCCTGCAGGGGCAGATGCCGGAGCTGCTGTCGATCGTGGGGCGCAACGCCTTCGCCGTGCTCGGCAGCGTGCTGCTGCTGTGCGGCGTGGCCCTGCACGTCGGCCGCCGCGCGCCGCTGCGCCCGGCGCTGGTGCTGGCTGGCGGGTACATGCTGTGCATCGTCTGGTTCAGCGTGGTCACGCCCGACCTGGGCATCCGCCTGGCGCTGTACAGCCTGCTGGTGCTGATCTGGAAGGGCTGGGAAGTCTGGCTGCTGCTGCGCCACGCGCCGGCCGACACCCGCCGCAGCTGCCGCATCGCGGCAGTGGTGTTCGTGTGCGACGGGCTGTTGTATCTGGTGCGGGCGCTGCTTCCGGTTGCGCCGGGGGCCGGCGGCGACATCCTGCGCGCCGGCCTGCCGATGAACGTCACCTACGTCGGCAGCCTGATCGTGATGATGGGCCACACTTTCGCGCTGGTGCTGCTGATCGTCGAGCGGCAGATGGTGGACCTGCGCCGGCTGGCGCGGCGCGATGGCCTGACCGGCCTGCTCAACCGCACCGCGCTGATGGACGACGGCCGCGGGCAACTGGTGCAATGCCAGCTGCGGCGGCTGCCGTTCGCGGTGCTGCTGCTGGACCTGGACCACTTCAAGCGGGTCAACGACACCCACGGCCACCAGGCCGGCGACGCGGTGCTGCACCACATGGCGCGCACCCTGCAGCGCAACCTGCGCGGCCGCGACAGCCTGCTGGGCCGCTACGGCGGCGAGGAATTCGTGCTGCTGCTGCCGGCCACCAGCCTGGAGCAGGCGCAGGCGCTGGCCGAACGTCTGCGCGCTGCGCTGGAGGCCTGCCCGCTGGACAGCGACATCGGCCCGATCGCCGTCACCACCAGCATCGGTATCGCGGCCGGCATCGATGCCACGCTGGAGCGGCTGCTGGCGCGGGCCGACGCGGCGCTGTACCGGGCCAAGGCCGCCGGCCGCAACCGTGTCGTCTGCGATCTGGACATGGAGCCGGTGGCGGTGGCCTGA
- a CDS encoding Phenol hydroxylase — protein sequence MAPARLHTVPSFVPVQFPLKLVGRRMLAPTVGHYQFVRDDGQPLDFQPGQFIQVHFEYADGTAAKRSYSLATLHEHVPGPGEAVEIAVSFVPGGAATALFEGLQIGGYVTASGPFGRFCLQPGDRNGRYLLIATGTGVTPYRSMLPLLRRAIAERGVEVLLLQGARTPAELLYGDDFRAFAEANPGFRYLPCLSRELPADPHPDVRQGYVQQQLAGISPDPQRDIAYLCGNPEMVDACFEALKAAGLPVPRIRREKYVSSK from the coding sequence GTGGCACCGGCCCGGCTACACACTGTTCCTTCCTTCGTGCCTGTCCAATTCCCCCTCAAGCTGGTCGGCCGCCGCATGCTGGCGCCCACGGTCGGCCACTACCAGTTCGTCCGCGACGACGGCCAGCCGCTGGATTTCCAGCCCGGGCAATTCATCCAGGTGCATTTCGAATATGCCGACGGCACCGCGGCCAAACGCAGCTATTCGCTGGCGACCCTGCACGAACACGTACCGGGGCCGGGCGAGGCGGTGGAAATCGCGGTCAGCTTCGTGCCCGGAGGTGCTGCCACGGCGTTGTTCGAGGGCTTGCAGATCGGCGGGTATGTCACCGCCAGCGGGCCGTTCGGGCGCTTCTGCCTGCAGCCGGGCGACCGCAACGGCCGCTACCTGCTGATCGCCACCGGCACCGGCGTCACCCCGTACCGCTCGATGCTGCCGCTGCTGCGCCGGGCCATTGCCGAGCGTGGCGTGGAGGTGCTGCTGCTGCAGGGTGCACGCACGCCGGCCGAGCTGCTGTACGGCGACGATTTCCGTGCCTTTGCCGAGGCCAACCCCGGCTTCCGCTACCTGCCCTGCCTGTCGCGCGAACTGCCGGCCGACCCGCACCCGGACGTGCGCCAGGGCTACGTGCAGCAGCAATTGGCCGGGATTTCCCCCGACCCGCAACGCGACATCGCCTACCTGTGCGGCAACCCGGAGATGGTCGATGCTTGTTTCGAGGCGTTGAAGGCGGCCGGCCTGCCGGTGCCGCGGATACGGCGCGAGAAGTACGTCAGCAGCAAGTGA
- the yadH gene encoding putative transporter subunit: membrane component of ABC superfamily (Evidence 3 : Function proposed based on presence of conserved amino acid motif, structural feature or limited homology; PubMedId : 10474187; Product type pt : putative transporter), with protein MTTTQPTDTHRNLVALGTIVRREVHRILRIWSQTLVPPAITMVLYFMIFGGLIGSKIGDMGGYSYMQFIVPGLVMMSVIQNSYGNISSSFFGAKFGRHVEELLVSPMPNWVILWGYVAGAVLRGVMVGVIVLFIAMFFTPVRIPHPLVTLSTVLLGAVIFSLAGFINAVYAKKFDDVAIVPTFILTPLTYLGGVFYSVTLLPGWAQAATHANPIFYMVNAFRYGLLDKSDVPLWVAYALMLGFVAALTALSLWLLRRGVGLRS; from the coding sequence ATGACCACCACCCAACCCACCGACACCCACCGCAACCTCGTTGCCCTGGGCACCATCGTCCGCCGCGAAGTGCACCGCATCCTGCGCATCTGGAGCCAGACGCTGGTGCCGCCGGCGATCACGATGGTGCTGTACTTCATGATCTTCGGCGGCCTGATCGGCTCGAAGATCGGCGACATGGGCGGCTACAGCTACATGCAGTTCATCGTGCCGGGGCTGGTGATGATGAGCGTGATCCAGAACAGCTACGGCAACATCAGCTCCTCGTTCTTCGGCGCCAAGTTCGGCCGCCACGTCGAGGAACTGCTGGTCAGCCCGATGCCGAACTGGGTGATCCTGTGGGGCTACGTGGCCGGCGCGGTGCTGCGCGGGGTGATGGTCGGGGTGATCGTGCTGTTCATCGCCATGTTCTTCACCCCGGTGCGCATTCCGCACCCGCTGGTGACGCTGAGCACGGTGCTGCTGGGCGCGGTGATCTTCTCGCTGGCCGGCTTCATCAACGCCGTCTACGCCAAGAAGTTCGACGACGTGGCGATCGTGCCGACCTTCATCCTGACCCCGCTGACCTACCTCGGCGGCGTGTTCTACTCGGTCACCCTGCTGCCGGGCTGGGCGCAGGCAGCCACCCACGCCAACCCGATCTTCTACATGGTCAACGCCTTCCGCTACGGCCTGCTGGACAAGAGCGACGTGCCGCTGTGGGTGGCCTATGCCCTGATGCTCGGCTTCGTCGCCGCACTCACCGCGCTGTCGCTGTGGCTGCTGCGGCGTGGCGTGGGCCTGCGTAGCTGA
- the yadG gene encoding putative transporter subunit: ATP-binding component of ABC superfamily (Evidence 3 : Function proposed based on presence of conserved amino acid motif, structural feature or limited homology; Product type pt : putative transporter) codes for MDPRTSPGAPALRIHDLRKTYDNGVQALKGVSLEVAPGDFFALLGPNGAGKSTLIGIVSSLVNLSEGQVQVFGSDLVAARSATMRLIGLVPQEINFNLFEKPFDILVNYAGFYGVPRAEAEARAEEELKRAHLWNKAQMMSRTLSGGMKRRLMIARAMMTRPRLLILDEPTAGVDIEIRRDMWKTLQEINAAGTTIILTTHYLEEAEQLCRNLAIINHGRIVEQGPMRTLLAKLDVEGFLLDIDGELPAQLPRIEGAQLAAIDSHTLDLDMPRAMDLNRVFDTLGSAGIRVRSMRTKSNRLEELFVRLTGNLAQEAA; via the coding sequence TTGGATCCCCGAACTTCCCCCGGCGCACCCGCGCTGCGCATCCACGACCTCCGCAAAACCTACGACAACGGCGTGCAGGCCCTGAAGGGCGTGTCGCTGGAAGTCGCGCCCGGCGACTTCTTCGCCCTGCTCGGCCCCAACGGCGCCGGCAAGTCGACGCTGATCGGCATCGTCTCCTCGCTGGTGAACCTGAGCGAAGGCCAGGTGCAGGTGTTCGGCTCCGACCTGGTGGCCGCGCGCAGCGCGACCATGCGCCTGATCGGGCTGGTGCCGCAGGAAATCAACTTCAACCTGTTCGAGAAGCCCTTCGACATCCTGGTCAACTACGCCGGTTTCTACGGCGTCCCGCGCGCCGAGGCCGAGGCCCGCGCCGAGGAGGAACTCAAGCGCGCGCACCTGTGGAACAAAGCGCAGATGATGAGCCGCACGCTGTCCGGCGGCATGAAGCGGCGGCTGATGATCGCCCGCGCGATGATGACCCGCCCGCGCCTTTTGATCCTCGACGAACCCACCGCCGGCGTGGACATCGAGATCCGCCGCGACATGTGGAAGACCTTGCAGGAAATCAACGCCGCCGGCACCACCATCATCCTCACCACGCACTACCTGGAGGAAGCCGAGCAGCTGTGCCGCAACCTGGCCATCATCAACCACGGCCGCATCGTCGAGCAGGGGCCGATGCGCACGCTGCTGGCTAAGCTCGACGTGGAAGGCTTCCTGCTCGACATCGACGGTGAACTGCCGGCGCAGCTGCCGCGGATCGAGGGCGCGCAACTGGCGGCCATCGACAGCCACACGCTGGACCTGGACATGCCGCGCGCGATGGACCTGAACCGCGTGTTCGACACACTGGGCAGCGCCGGCATCCGCGTACGCTCGATGCGCACCAAGAGCAACCGGCTGGAAGAGCTGTTCGTGCGCCTGACCGGCAACCTCGCGCAGGAAGCCGCGTAG